The following proteins are co-located in the Diaphorobacter sp. HDW4B genome:
- a CDS encoding efflux RND transporter periplasmic adaptor subunit, translating to MHPVYEATEAAQSHSSIVFRRSKSAALVLTLVAALGLSACGDKKAEQQQAPQGQQKPPEVGVVTVELQNVPVVSDLPGRLEASRIAQVRARAAGIVQKRSFQEGSNVKAGQVLFQIDSTPYKANLQSAQATLAQADANLAQASSTARRYKPLVEANAISKQEYDVAVANEKAAQAQVAAGKAAVTNANVSLGYATVTAPISGRIGRALVTEGALVGQGDATQLAVIQQINPMYVNITQSSAEILRMREALSQGKLSSDGKAGARVSVYTDDGRKIPQEGRLLFTDLTVDETTGQVQVRAEIPNPDGMLLPGMYVRVKLEQAQIDNAMLVPQQSVTRNEKGNFVMVVAEDGSVSPRPVQIGRSQGTNWVVTSGLKAGEKVMVDGLVKVGMGAKKVTPVPWTGSSQAPQAQQPASAAAAPASAASAPAADASAGK from the coding sequence ATGCATCCCGTGTATGAAGCAACCGAGGCGGCGCAAAGCCACTCATCCATTGTGTTTCGCCGCTCCAAATCGGCAGCGCTCGTGCTGACGTTGGTCGCTGCGCTGGGCCTGTCGGCCTGTGGTGACAAGAAGGCCGAGCAGCAGCAGGCCCCGCAAGGCCAGCAAAAGCCGCCGGAAGTGGGCGTGGTCACGGTCGAGCTGCAGAACGTGCCCGTGGTCTCCGATCTGCCGGGTCGTCTGGAAGCTTCCCGCATTGCGCAGGTTCGTGCCCGCGCTGCTGGCATCGTGCAAAAGCGCAGCTTCCAGGAAGGCTCGAACGTGAAGGCCGGTCAGGTGCTGTTCCAGATCGACAGCACGCCGTACAAGGCCAATCTGCAGAGCGCGCAAGCCACACTGGCACAGGCCGATGCGAATCTGGCACAGGCATCGTCCACCGCCCGCCGCTACAAGCCGCTGGTCGAGGCGAACGCCATCAGCAAGCAGGAATACGACGTGGCCGTGGCCAACGAAAAGGCCGCTCAGGCACAGGTCGCCGCTGGCAAGGCCGCTGTGACCAATGCAAACGTGAGCCTGGGTTATGCGACCGTCACGGCCCCCATCTCCGGCCGCATTGGCCGCGCGTTGGTGACCGAAGGTGCTCTGGTCGGTCAGGGCGATGCGACGCAGTTGGCCGTGATCCAGCAGATCAACCCAATGTACGTGAACATCACGCAGTCGTCGGCTGAAATCCTGCGCATGCGCGAGGCGCTGTCGCAAGGCAAGCTGTCGAGCGATGGCAAGGCGGGCGCTCGCGTGAGCGTGTACACCGACGATGGCCGCAAGATTCCGCAGGAAGGCCGTCTGCTGTTCACTGACCTAACCGTGGATGAGACCACCGGCCAGGTACAGGTGCGCGCCGAGATTCCGAACCCCGATGGCATGCTGCTGCCGGGCATGTATGTGCGTGTGAAGCTGGAGCAAGCCCAGATCGACAACGCCATGCTCGTGCCCCAGCAGTCCGTGACACGCAATGAGAAGGGCAACTTCGTGATGGTCGTGGCCGAAGACGGCTCGGTCAGCCCGCGCCCCGTGCAGATCGGCCGCTCGCAAGGCACGAACTGGGTGGTGACATCCGGTCTCAAGGCTGGCGAGAAGGTGATGGTCGACGGCCTCGTGAAGGTCGGCATGGGTGCCAAGAAGGTGACTCCTGTGCCATGGACCGGCTCTTCACAAGCGCCGCAAGCACAGCAACCTGCCAGCGCCGCAGCCGCACCCGCCTCCGCAGCGTCGGCCCCCGCAGCAGACGCCTCTGCAGGCAAGTAA
- a CDS encoding efflux RND transporter permease subunit, which produces MSKFFIHRPIFAWVIAIFVVLFGIVSITQLPVAQFPSVAPPTISVTATYPGATSETMTDSVLQLIEREMNGATGLMYMETKAPAGGQGTLTITFQPGTDPNLAQVDVQNRLARATPRLPSVVQALGVRVEQAMSNFLMILAFQSTDGATSRDDIADYVNRNVLPEVQRLDGVGKAQLFAAGRAMRVWIDPAKLQGYGLSIASVNAAIAAQNQQISGGALGDAPSIPGTTMSATIVVPGQLTTPEQFGEVVLRSNSDGSTVRIKDVARVELGVETYAFNSRLDGKPAVAMAVQLTSTANAMATAKLVNAKMESIAPYLPAGVKWSAPYDTSKFVKISIEKVVHTLLEAIVLVFIVMLIFLQNIRYTLIPTIVVPIALLGTFAVMLLAGLTINILAMFAMVLVIGIVVDDAIVVVENVERIMSEEGIPPKEATLKAMGQIQGAVVGITVILVTVFIPLALFSGATGNIYRQFSLVMAISIFFSGFFALTLTPALCATMLKPIAKGHAHDKKTGLLGPFYNWFNRNFDKGAKQYQRAVGGVVKRSFQSLIVFLLVVAGMVFMFMRMPTSFLPVEDQGYVISLVQLPPGATQERTSKTMGELEDFVLSQPETDHIVSILGFSFSGQGQNMGLAFTTLKDWSARTAPGQDANSFAGKTMGAMMKIRDGFIYTLVPPSIPELGNSDGFTFRLQDRGSKGHAALVAARNQLIAKANQSPFLDGVRFDGVDDAPQWEVKINRDAVAAQRVSMGDLATTLATALGSSNSTDFPNNGYMQRVTIQADAGRRMQPEDVLRLTVPNAAGKLVELSTMVTAKWISGPMQVTRYNGYPSMSITGNAKKPYTSGQAMTEMQKLAADLPEGFGFEWTGQSLDERKAGSSAMYLYAFSILAVFLCLAALYESWSIPLSVMLVVPLGVFGALLGMLLRGMPNDIYFQVALITVIGLSAKNAILIVEFAKDLHAEGMSALDAALEAAHLRFRPILMTSLAFILGVVPLYIASGASAASQREIGTGVFWGMVIGTPLAVFLVPVFFVVVFKLFGKKESQNLPAQNNGNAIAAPGGSTHHE; this is translated from the coding sequence ATGTCGAAGTTCTTTATCCACAGACCCATCTTTGCATGGGTGATTGCCATTTTTGTGGTGCTGTTCGGTATTGTGTCGATCACACAATTGCCGGTGGCACAGTTCCCGTCGGTCGCGCCGCCCACCATCTCGGTGACGGCGACCTATCCGGGCGCGACTTCGGAGACGATGACCGACTCCGTGCTGCAGCTCATCGAGCGTGAAATGAACGGCGCGACCGGTCTCATGTACATGGAGACCAAGGCCCCCGCCGGTGGCCAGGGCACGCTGACCATCACGTTCCAGCCGGGCACCGACCCGAACCTCGCGCAGGTGGACGTGCAGAACCGTCTGGCCCGTGCCACGCCGCGTCTGCCCTCCGTGGTGCAGGCGCTGGGCGTGCGCGTCGAACAGGCGATGAGCAACTTCCTGATGATTCTGGCGTTCCAGTCCACGGACGGTGCCACATCGCGCGATGACATTGCCGACTACGTGAACCGCAACGTGCTGCCTGAAGTCCAGCGTCTCGACGGTGTAGGCAAGGCCCAGCTGTTTGCGGCCGGTCGCGCGATGCGCGTCTGGATCGATCCAGCCAAACTGCAAGGCTACGGCCTGTCGATCGCGTCGGTGAATGCTGCGATTGCCGCACAGAACCAGCAGATCTCCGGCGGTGCGCTGGGCGATGCGCCCTCGATCCCCGGCACGACCATGAGCGCCACCATCGTGGTGCCCGGTCAGTTGACCACGCCCGAGCAATTCGGCGAAGTGGTGCTGCGCTCGAACTCTGACGGTTCCACTGTTCGCATCAAGGACGTGGCGCGCGTCGAACTGGGCGTGGAAACCTACGCCTTCAATTCGCGTCTGGACGGCAAGCCTGCCGTGGCCATGGCCGTGCAGCTCACCTCGACCGCGAACGCCATGGCGACCGCCAAGCTGGTGAACGCCAAGATGGAATCGATCGCTCCCTACCTGCCCGCAGGCGTGAAGTGGTCGGCTCCTTACGACACGTCCAAGTTCGTGAAGATCTCCATCGAAAAGGTAGTCCACACGCTGCTCGAAGCCATCGTGCTGGTGTTCATCGTGATGCTGATCTTCCTGCAGAACATCCGCTACACGCTGATCCCGACCATCGTGGTGCCTATTGCATTGCTGGGCACATTCGCCGTGATGCTGCTCGCGGGCCTGACCATCAACATTCTGGCGATGTTCGCCATGGTGCTGGTGATCGGTATCGTGGTGGACGATGCCATCGTGGTGGTGGAAAACGTCGAACGGATCATGTCCGAAGAAGGCATTCCGCCCAAGGAAGCCACGCTCAAGGCCATGGGCCAGATCCAGGGCGCCGTGGTCGGCATCACCGTGATTCTGGTGACCGTGTTCATTCCGTTGGCGCTGTTCAGCGGCGCGACCGGCAACATCTACCGCCAGTTCTCGCTGGTGATGGCGATCTCGATCTTCTTCTCCGGCTTCTTCGCGCTGACGCTGACTCCCGCCCTGTGCGCGACCATGCTCAAGCCGATTGCCAAGGGCCATGCCCATGACAAGAAGACCGGCCTGCTGGGTCCGTTCTACAACTGGTTCAACCGCAACTTCGACAAGGGCGCCAAGCAGTACCAACGTGCTGTGGGCGGCGTGGTCAAGCGCTCGTTCCAGTCGCTGATCGTGTTCCTGCTGGTGGTTGCCGGCATGGTGTTCATGTTCATGCGCATGCCGACCTCGTTCCTGCCCGTGGAAGACCAGGGCTACGTGATCTCGCTGGTGCAACTGCCACCGGGCGCGACACAGGAGCGCACGAGCAAGACCATGGGCGAGCTCGAAGACTTCGTGCTGTCGCAGCCAGAAACCGACCACATCGTGTCGATTCTGGGCTTCAGCTTCTCCGGTCAGGGTCAGAACATGGGCCTGGCGTTCACCACGCTCAAGGACTGGTCCGCACGTACCGCGCCAGGTCAGGATGCGAACTCGTTCGCTGGCAAGACCATGGGCGCGATGATGAAGATCCGTGACGGCTTCATCTACACGCTGGTGCCGCCTTCGATCCCTGAACTGGGCAACAGCGACGGCTTCACCTTCCGCCTGCAGGACCGCGGCAGCAAGGGCCACGCAGCGCTGGTCGCCGCCCGCAACCAACTGATCGCCAAGGCCAACCAGAGCCCCTTCCTCGACGGTGTGCGCTTTGACGGCGTGGACGATGCCCCGCAGTGGGAAGTCAAGATCAACCGCGACGCCGTGGCAGCACAGCGCGTGAGCATGGGCGATCTGGCCACCACGCTGGCAACGGCGCTGGGCTCCAGCAACTCGACCGACTTCCCGAACAACGGCTACATGCAGCGCGTGACCATTCAGGCCGACGCCGGTCGCCGCATGCAACCGGAAGACGTGCTGCGCCTGACGGTGCCCAACGCCGCCGGCAAGCTGGTCGAACTCTCGACCATGGTGACCGCCAAGTGGATCTCCGGCCCGATGCAGGTGACCCGCTACAACGGCTATCCATCGATGAGCATCACCGGCAACGCCAAGAAGCCCTACACCAGCGGTCAGGCCATGACCGAGATGCAGAAGCTCGCGGCCGATCTGCCGGAAGGCTTCGGCTTCGAATGGACCGGTCAGTCGCTGGACGAACGCAAGGCGGGCTCCTCGGCCATGTACCTGTACGCGTTCTCGATTCTGGCCGTGTTCCTGTGCCTGGCTGCGCTGTACGAAAGCTGGTCGATCCCGCTATCCGTGATGCTGGTGGTGCCGCTGGGCGTGTTCGGCGCGCTGCTGGGCATGCTGCTGCGCGGAATGCCCAACGACATCTACTTCCAGGTGGCGCTGATCACGGTGATTGGTCTGTCGGCGAAGAACGCGATTCTGATCGTGGAATTCGCCAAGGACCTGCACGCGGAAGGCATGAGCGCGCTCGACGCGGCGCTCGAAGCTGCCCATCTGCGTTTCCGCCCGATTCTGATGACCTCGCTGGCCTTCATTCTGGGCGTGGTGCCGCTCTATATCGCCTCTGGCGCGAGCGCGGCCAGCCAGCGTGAAATCGGTACCGGCGTGTTCTGGGGCATGGTGATCGGCACGCCGCTGGCCGTGTTCCTGGTGCCCGTGTTCTTCGTCGTCGTGTTCAAGCTCTTCGGCAAGAAGGAATCGCAGAATCTGCCAGCGCAAAATAACGGCAACGCCATTGCTGCCCCGGGAGGTTCCACACATCATGAGTAA
- a CDS encoding efflux transporter outer membrane subunit gives MSNNRKLVPTLLAVALMATGCSFIPQMGKTDLPVVDQYPIATAATNTPAADIPWKSFYTDARLQQIIGLALENNRDLRVAVLNIDKARAAYDIQGSALYPEVGVSANASRGKSQLTGQYANSYSVGLGTASWEIDFWGRIRSLKDQALATYLATEEGRKATQISLIAAVANSWLSLQADEELLEISRSTLRTREESIKLAKLRLDAGAASELDYRQAQTLTETARATLAAQTRQRDLDINALTLLVGGQVPQELFTSLKGKKLNDLPALTDVPAGLPSDLLLRRPDIRSAELQMEAANANIGAARALFFPNISLTASAGFANNEISDLFQSGSKFFSIAPSLYLPIFNAGRNQANLEVAEVSKKIAAAQYEKSIQTAFREVSDSLVSRRTLVDQLTAQQAQVDAVSAQFKLSDLRYRNGVSSYLDLLDAQRTLFSAEQAVVQVRLAMLQNQVNLYKVLGGGWSPEDDRAAAEKSASAKGKEADKTIQ, from the coding sequence ATGAGTAACAACAGAAAGCTCGTTCCCACCCTGCTGGCCGTCGCCCTGATGGCGACGGGCTGCTCGTTCATTCCGCAGATGGGCAAGACCGACTTGCCCGTGGTCGATCAATACCCGATCGCCACGGCCGCGACCAACACCCCGGCCGCCGACATTCCGTGGAAGAGCTTCTACACCGATGCCCGTCTGCAGCAGATCATCGGTCTGGCGCTGGAGAACAACCGCGACCTGCGTGTCGCGGTGCTCAACATCGACAAGGCACGCGCGGCCTATGACATCCAGGGCTCGGCGCTCTACCCCGAAGTGGGTGTGAGTGCCAACGCCTCGCGTGGCAAGAGCCAACTGACGGGTCAGTACGCCAACAGCTACTCCGTGGGCCTCGGCACCGCCAGCTGGGAAATCGACTTCTGGGGCCGCATCCGCAGCCTCAAGGACCAAGCCCTCGCCACCTATCTGGCTACGGAAGAAGGTCGCAAAGCCACGCAGATCAGCCTGATCGCCGCCGTGGCGAACTCTTGGCTGTCCCTGCAGGCCGACGAGGAACTGCTCGAAATCTCGCGCAGTACGCTGCGGACACGCGAAGAATCCATCAAGCTGGCCAAGCTGCGTCTGGACGCGGGTGCGGCCTCCGAGCTGGACTACCGCCAGGCCCAGACGCTGACCGAAACCGCACGCGCCACGCTCGCTGCCCAGACGCGCCAGCGCGATCTGGACATCAACGCGCTCACGCTGCTGGTCGGCGGTCAGGTGCCGCAGGAGCTGTTCACCAGCCTCAAGGGCAAGAAGCTGAACGACCTGCCCGCACTCACCGACGTGCCCGCAGGCCTGCCATCCGACCTGCTGCTGCGCCGCCCGGACATCCGCTCCGCCGAGCTGCAGATGGAAGCCGCCAACGCCAACATCGGCGCGGCCCGTGCGCTGTTCTTCCCGAACATCTCGCTGACCGCCTCCGCAGGTTTCGCCAACAACGAAATCTCGGACCTGTTCCAGTCGGGCTCGAAGTTCTTCAGCATCGCACCGTCGTTGTATCTGCCGATCTTCAACGCCGGCCGCAACCAAGCCAACCTCGAAGTGGCCGAAGTCAGCAAGAAGATTGCTGCGGCGCAGTATGAAAAGTCGATCCAGACCGCCTTCCGCGAAGTCTCGGATTCGCTGGTCAGCCGCCGCACGCTGGTCGATCAACTGACAGCGCAGCAAGCCCAGGTCGACGCCGTGAGCGCCCAGTTCAAGCTGTCCGACCTGCGCTACCGCAACGGCGTGTCCAGCTATCTGGACCTGCTGGACGCCCAGCGCACCCTGTTCAGCGCCGAGCAGGCCGTGGTGCAGGTGCGTCTGGCCATGCTGCAGAACCAGGTCAACCTGTACAAGGTGCTGGGCGGCGGCTGGAGCCCCGAGGACGACCGCGCTGCCGCCGAGAAATCAGCGAGCGCCAAGGGCAAAGAAGCCGACAAGACTATTCAGTAA
- a CDS encoding cytochrome c5 family protein, with product MSDTHEEAHTGPIKNPKQFLVTVIASFVIPVFIIIGLVYFVTSQDKPAAGNGNPEKALAERIQKVGSVEIRDANRPLRNGDEVYKVQCAACHGTGAAGAPKFEDAAAWAPRLKQGFEALVQSSLKGKGAMAPQGGGDFNDLEIARGVAYMANAAGGKFPIPEKPAADGAAPAAAAAAPAPAPAAEPAPAPVAAAAAPAPAAAPAAAAVSADAGKALYDKTCFVCHAAGVAGAPKFGDKNAWAPFVATGIDAMVKVAISGKGAMPPKGGSTASDDEIRAAVQYMVDHAK from the coding sequence ATGAGCGACACCCACGAAGAAGCGCACACCGGCCCAATCAAGAATCCAAAACAATTTCTGGTGACGGTCATCGCGTCATTTGTGATTCCTGTGTTCATCATCATTGGCCTCGTCTACTTTGTCACATCCCAGGACAAACCGGCAGCCGGTAATGGCAACCCCGAAAAGGCGCTGGCCGAGCGCATTCAAAAAGTCGGCAGCGTGGAAATCCGCGACGCCAACCGTCCGTTGCGCAATGGCGACGAAGTCTACAAAGTCCAATGCGCGGCCTGCCACGGCACCGGCGCTGCGGGCGCTCCCAAGTTCGAAGATGCAGCAGCCTGGGCGCCCCGCCTGAAGCAGGGCTTCGAAGCACTGGTGCAATCCTCGCTCAAGGGCAAGGGCGCCATGGCTCCGCAAGGCGGCGGCGACTTCAACGACCTCGAAATCGCTCGCGGCGTGGCTTACATGGCCAACGCAGCTGGCGGCAAGTTCCCTATTCCAGAGAAGCCAGCGGCTGATGGCGCTGCTCCTGCAGCCGCAGCAGCTGCTCCGGCACCAGCCCCTGCGGCCGAACCCGCTCCTGCTCCAGTTGCTGCCGCCGCCGCACCAGCTCCCGCCGCTGCCCCGGCGGCGGCGGCTGTGAGTGCCGACGCTGGCAAGGCGCTGTATGACAAGACCTGCTTTGTCTGCCACGCCGCCGGTGTGGCGGGTGCGCCGAAGTTTGGTGACAAGAACGCCTGGGCTCCGTTTGTCGCGACAGGTATCGACGCTATGGTGAAGGTGGCCATTTCGGGCAAGGGCGCCATGCCTCCGAAGGGTGGGTCCACGGCTTCGGACGATGAAATTCGGGCTGCTGTGCAGTACATGGTGGATCACGCGAAGTAA
- a CDS encoding DUF2946 family protein, producing MDEIVKQAMAKWPNVPACHGWLALDARGNWYLRDAEVQAAGPFPESRGNRIEHEKLIEFIGRNYLEDDDGRWFFQNGPQRVFVDLENTPWVWRLRFDSATGELHVHTHTGLPQRIAALREALMDEEGRLYLVLPAGVGVVHPQDMVDAASAMDFGLLSSSPEEVVWGSLPERFGFVRVTAALG from the coding sequence ATGGATGAAATCGTCAAACAGGCAATGGCCAAGTGGCCCAATGTGCCCGCCTGCCACGGCTGGCTGGCCCTGGACGCGCGCGGCAACTGGTATCTGCGCGACGCCGAGGTGCAGGCCGCAGGCCCTTTCCCCGAGTCACGCGGCAACCGCATCGAGCACGAAAAACTGATCGAATTCATCGGCCGCAACTACCTCGAAGACGATGACGGTCGCTGGTTTTTCCAGAACGGCCCGCAGCGCGTGTTCGTCGATCTGGAAAACACGCCTTGGGTGTGGCGGCTCAGGTTCGACTCGGCCACGGGGGAGTTGCATGTTCACACGCACACCGGCTTGCCGCAGCGGATTGCTGCGCTGCGCGAGGCGTTGATGGATGAGGAAGGGCGGCTGTATCTTGTGCTTCCCGCCGGGGTGGGGGTGGTGCATCCGCAGGATATGGTGGATGCTGCTTCTGCCATGGACTTTGGGTTGCTTTCTTCCTCGCCTGAGGAGGTGGTTTGGGGTTCTTTGCCTGAGAGGTTTGGGTTTGTTCGGGTGACTGCTGCTCTTGGCTGA
- a CDS encoding YheT family hydrolase, which produces MKYTAPWWLPGGNAQTIWSAMCARSTSSSQAAAVWRRERWNTPDGQDFVDVDFLQRGANADASPAPLLVLFHGLEGSSGSHYAKAFADVAAARGWNFAVPHFRGCSGEINLAPRAYHSGDFEEVDWLLERFAALQGGANTVVRPPLYAVGVSLGGNALMRWAGELGSNAARVVDGVAAICSPLDLAASGAAIDQGFNRQIYARMFLRSMVPKALTKLAQYPDLFDAERLRGVRDLHGFDDVFTAPLHGFRDADDYWRKASAKPLLTQVRIPALVINARNDPFVPAASLPKAQDASKHVLLWQPQEGGHVGFTQGGWPGHVRSVPEQVTGWLAEH; this is translated from the coding sequence ATGAAGTACACAGCCCCCTGGTGGCTGCCCGGCGGAAATGCACAGACCATCTGGTCGGCGATGTGCGCGCGCAGCACATCGTCATCGCAGGCTGCTGCCGTGTGGCGACGCGAGCGCTGGAACACGCCCGATGGCCAGGATTTTGTCGACGTGGATTTCCTGCAGCGCGGCGCAAATGCCGATGCTTCGCCCGCTCCCTTGCTGGTGCTGTTCCACGGCTTGGAGGGCTCGTCCGGCAGCCATTACGCCAAGGCCTTCGCCGACGTGGCCGCAGCACGCGGCTGGAATTTTGCGGTGCCGCATTTTCGTGGCTGCAGCGGTGAGATCAATCTGGCCCCGCGCGCCTATCACTCGGGCGATTTCGAGGAAGTGGACTGGCTGCTGGAGCGCTTTGCTGCGCTGCAGGGCGGTGCCAACACCGTCGTGCGCCCACCGCTCTATGCCGTGGGCGTTTCGCTGGGTGGAAACGCCTTGATGCGCTGGGCAGGCGAGCTCGGCTCGAACGCAGCGCGCGTGGTCGATGGTGTGGCGGCTATCTGCTCGCCGCTGGACCTGGCCGCAAGCGGCGCGGCCATCGATCAGGGCTTCAACCGGCAGATCTACGCGCGCATGTTTCTGCGCTCGATGGTCCCCAAGGCGCTCACAAAACTCGCGCAATATCCGGATTTGTTCGACGCCGAACGCCTGCGCGGCGTGCGCGATCTGCATGGTTTTGATGACGTCTTCACAGCCCCGCTGCACGGCTTTCGCGATGCCGACGACTACTGGCGCAAGGCATCGGCCAAACCGCTGCTCACGCAGGTGCGCATTCCCGCTCTCGTGATCAACGCCCGCAACGACCCCTTCGTGCCCGCCGCCAGCCTGCCCAAGGCGCAGGACGCGAGCAAACATGTGCTGCTCTGGCAACCACAAGAGGGCGGCCATGTCGGCTTCACCCAAGGCGGCTGGCCCGGCCATGTGCGCTCGGTGCCCGAACAGGTCACAGGCTGGCTGGCCGAGCACTGA
- a CDS encoding nuclear transport factor 2 family protein gives MKRATTRAALLAGSPDEVEAAFYEALQAADLERLMACWADDDDVFCVHPGGGARVLGIQSIREMFAGMLERGGLNVKPGEVVRMDSHGSAVHNVVEHVVVTLPDGPREALVYATNVYMKLPQGWRIVAHHASAAAPGERGAPPPRAHVLH, from the coding sequence ATGAAACGAGCAACAACGCGCGCGGCCCTGCTGGCAGGCAGTCCCGATGAGGTGGAGGCCGCGTTCTACGAGGCGCTGCAGGCCGCCGATCTGGAGCGCCTGATGGCCTGCTGGGCCGATGACGATGATGTCTTCTGCGTGCATCCCGGCGGCGGCGCGCGCGTGCTCGGCATTCAGTCGATCCGAGAGATGTTTGCCGGCATGCTGGAGCGCGGCGGCCTGAACGTGAAGCCCGGCGAGGTCGTGCGCATGGATTCCCACGGCAGCGCCGTGCACAATGTGGTCGAACATGTGGTGGTGACCCTGCCCGATGGCCCGCGCGAGGCGCTGGTCTACGCTACCAATGTGTACATGAAGCTGCCGCAGGGCTGGCGCATCGTCGCGCATCACGCGAGCGCGGCGGCCCCCGGCGAACGCGGCGCGCCACCACCGCGCGCGCATGTGCTGCATTGA
- a CDS encoding LemA family protein, with product MKRLLGFIATVATALALTGCGYNQFQQLDEQSKAAWSEVLNQYQRRADLVPNIVASVKGEANFEQETLTKVIEARSKATSIQATPDLVNNPEAFNKFQQAQGELSSALSRLMVVSERYPDLKANQAFRDLRVTLEGTENRITVARNRYIQTVQDYNVLARSFPNNLTAMVMGYKPKPNFSVQNEAEISKPPTVDFSAPAASKP from the coding sequence ATCAAACGCCTCCTTGGATTCATCGCGACAGTGGCCACCGCTCTGGCATTGACCGGCTGCGGCTACAACCAGTTCCAGCAACTCGACGAGCAAAGCAAGGCCGCATGGAGCGAGGTGCTCAACCAATACCAGCGCCGCGCAGACCTCGTGCCCAACATCGTGGCATCGGTGAAGGGCGAGGCCAACTTCGAGCAGGAAACGCTGACCAAGGTGATCGAGGCCCGCTCCAAGGCCACGTCCATCCAGGCCACGCCCGATCTGGTGAACAACCCCGAAGCGTTCAACAAGTTCCAGCAGGCACAAGGCGAGCTCTCCAGCGCCCTCTCGCGCCTGATGGTGGTGTCCGAGCGCTATCCTGACCTGAAGGCCAACCAGGCATTCCGCGACCTGCGCGTGACGCTGGAAGGCACGGAAAACCGCATCACTGTGGCGCGCAACCGCTACATCCAGACCGTTCAGGACTACAACGTGCTGGCCCGCAGCTTCCCCAACAACCTGACCGCCATGGTCATGGGCTACAAGCCCAAGCCCAACTTCAGCGTGCAGAACGAAGCTGAAATCAGCAAGCCACCAACGGTCGATTTCTCGGCTCCTGCCGCCAGCAAGCCCTGA
- a CDS encoding YgcG family protein — MLSSFPANLLRAWLSACLLWFGLGGAHAQQLLPVPALTSHVIDQTSTLDASAKASLESQLAGIEQKHGSQVVVLMVPTTAPEDIASYANRIGNAWKIGRKDVGDGLIILVAKNDRRMRIEVSKTLEGAVPDLAAARIIDGAMAPKFKQNDYAGGLQAAIDQIGSRIAGEALPLPKAPSAQGQRSSNQNSGFAWEDMAIFLFFAVMVAGPIARGIFGRPLGGLLMGGGVGFVAFIITTSIGLAAGAGILALLYTVLFAGKGGGGPIVHGGGFPGGFGGGGGGFGGGGGGFSGGGGGFSSGGGGDFGGGGASGDW, encoded by the coding sequence ATGTTGTCGTCGTTTCCTGCGAATTTGCTGCGGGCCTGGCTCTCAGCCTGTCTGTTGTGGTTCGGTCTTGGCGGTGCACATGCGCAGCAGTTGCTGCCCGTGCCCGCGCTCACCTCGCATGTGATCGACCAGACCAGCACACTGGACGCATCCGCCAAAGCCTCGCTTGAATCGCAGCTCGCAGGCATCGAGCAAAAGCATGGCTCGCAGGTGGTCGTGCTCATGGTGCCGACCACCGCGCCCGAGGACATCGCCTCGTACGCCAACCGCATCGGCAATGCGTGGAAGATCGGCCGCAAGGATGTGGGCGATGGCCTGATCATTCTCGTGGCCAAGAACGACCGGCGCATGCGCATCGAGGTCTCCAAGACGCTCGAAGGCGCGGTGCCCGACTTGGCTGCCGCCCGCATCATCGACGGAGCGATGGCGCCCAAGTTCAAGCAGAACGACTACGCCGGAGGCTTGCAGGCCGCCATCGACCAGATCGGCTCGCGCATCGCGGGCGAAGCCCTGCCGCTGCCCAAAGCACCGAGCGCGCAAGGGCAACGCAGCAGCAACCAGAATTCTGGCTTTGCGTGGGAAGACATGGCGATCTTCCTGTTCTTCGCCGTGATGGTCGCAGGCCCCATCGCGCGCGGCATCTTCGGGCGGCCCCTCGGCGGTCTGCTGATGGGTGGCGGCGTCGGTTTCGTGGCCTTCATCATCACGACCAGCATCGGTCTTGCTGCGGGCGCTGGCATTCTCGCGCTGCTCTACACCGTGCTGTTTGCAGGCAAGGGCGGAGGCGGTCCCATCGTGCATGGCGGCGGCTTCCCCGGCGGATTCGGCGGTGGTGGCGGCGGCTTTGGTGGAGGGGGCGGCGGATTCAGCGGCGGCGGAGGTGGTTTCAGTTCCGGCGGCGGTGGCGACTTCGGCGGCGGCGGTGCGTCCGGCGACTGGTGA